The Natrinema salaciae genome includes a window with the following:
- a CDS encoding DUF7282 domain-containing protein, giving the protein MSRARPVGVAVVAMLVLLTGASIAFAAADAGTAAQDNETENETANETANETAEITFENQTSNGTAVVVNNTTLPEGGFAVIHAAEPADADNTTEGANATENETMEGANETVTDMSAEYVPGEVLGNSTFLDAGDHENVSVELDQPLEESQVLIAMAHQDTNGNETYEFPEADDPYTTDGEPVIDDALVTLEEGMNETADNETMATETTDNETGM; this is encoded by the coding sequence ATGTCACGCGCAAGACCAGTCGGCGTCGCAGTCGTCGCGATGCTCGTCCTGCTCACGGGGGCGAGCATCGCGTTCGCCGCGGCAGACGCCGGCACGGCGGCCCAAGACAACGAGACGGAGAACGAAACGGCCAACGAGACGGCGAACGAAACGGCCGAGATCACGTTCGAGAACCAGACGTCGAACGGGACCGCAGTCGTGGTCAACAACACGACGCTGCCCGAAGGTGGCTTCGCCGTCATCCACGCAGCCGAGCCCGCCGACGCGGACAACACAACGGAGGGTGCGAACGCCACCGAGAACGAGACGATGGAGGGAGCGAACGAGACCGTGACCGACATGTCCGCGGAGTACGTGCCCGGGGAAGTCCTGGGTAACTCCACCTTCCTGGACGCCGGCGATCACGAGAACGTGTCCGTCGAACTCGACCAGCCCCTCGAGGAGAGCCAGGTGTTGATCGCGATGGCCCACCAGGACACCAACGGCAACGAGACGTACGAGTTCCCCGAGGCCGACGACCCCTACACGACCGACGGCGAGCCGGTGATCGACGACGCACTGGTCACGCTCGAGGAGGGGATGAACGAGACGGCCGATAACGAAACGATGGCCACCGAAACGACCGATAACGAGACGGGGATGTAG
- a CDS encoding PadR family transcriptional regulator: MQADNLRDLENPARVDAPPSNQPTEDSGEPTTTRPPSSELRPDGGTDWTDLTAVQRDCLEAVVRLERVDERSHEAEISRELDRTYPDLNHNRLYPTLTVLVGYGLLERRERAADDDRVEYVPTDAGLTLLRQRVERLADTCGLVTLDRSDDTTARGDGDG; the protein is encoded by the coding sequence ATGCAAGCGGACAATTTGCGGGACCTCGAAAACCCCGCTCGAGTAGACGCACCACCCTCAAATCAACCGACAGAAGACAGCGGTGAGCCGACTACGACGAGACCTCCCTCGTCGGAACTCCGTCCCGACGGCGGCACGGACTGGACCGACCTCACCGCCGTCCAGCGCGACTGTCTCGAGGCCGTCGTCCGTCTCGAGCGAGTCGACGAGCGCTCTCACGAGGCCGAAATCTCCCGCGAACTCGATCGCACGTACCCGGACCTCAACCACAACCGGCTCTATCCCACCCTGACCGTGCTCGTCGGGTACGGCCTCCTCGAGCGACGCGAGCGCGCCGCCGACGATGACCGGGTCGAATACGTCCCGACCGACGCGGGACTGACGCTCTTGCGACAGCGGGTCGAACGGCTCGCGGACACCTGCGGGCTCGTCACGCTCGACCGCTCAGACGACACGACTGCTCGAGGGGACGGTGACGGATGA